Within the Pseudomonas sp. SL4(2022) genome, the region CGGTTTGGTAAGTCGGGATGACCCCCTAGCCGAAACAGTGCTCTACCCCCAGCAGTGATACACGAGGCGCTACCTAAATAGCTTTCGAGGAGAACCAGCTATCTCCGAGCTTGATTAGCCTTTCACTCCGATCCACAGGTCATCCGCTAACTTTTCAACGGTAGTCGGTTCGGTCCTCCAGTCAGTGTTACCTAACCTTCAACCTGCCCATGGATAGATCGCCCGGTTTCGGGTCTATACCCAGCGACTAAACGCCCTATTAAGACTCGCTTTCGCTACGCCTCCCCTATTCGGTTAAGCTCGCCACTGAATATAAGTCGCTGACCCATTATACAAAAGGTACGCAGTCACCCAACAAAGTGGGCTCCCACTGCTTGTACGCATACGGTTTCAGGATCTATTTCACTCCCCTCTCCGGGGTTCTTTTCGCCTTTCCCTCACGGTACTAGTTCACTATCGGTCAGTCAGTAGTATTTAGCCTTGGAGGATGGTCCCCCCATATTCAGACAAAGTTTCTCGTGCTCCGTCCTACTCGATTTCATTGATAAGAGAATTTCGTGTACGGGGCTATCACCCACTACGGCGGCACTTTCCAGAGCCTTCCACTATTCTCAAATCAACTTAAGGGCTAGTCCCCGTTCGCTCGCCACTACTAAGGGAATCTCGGTTGATTTCTTTTCCTCAGGGTACTTAGATGTTTCAGTTCCCCTGGTTCGCCTTACACACCTATGTATTCAGTGTGTAATAACCAGCTTATGCTGGCTGGGTTCCCCCATTCAGAGATCTCCGGATCAAAGTCTGTTTGCCGACTCCCCGGAGCTTATCGCAGGCTACAACGTCTTTCATCGCCTCTGACTGCCAAGGCATCCACCGTATGCGCTTCTTCACTTGACCATATAACCCCAAGCAATCTGGTTATTGTCTCTAACGTGAAGACGACATTCGCCGAAAATTTGCAATTGAGAACTACAAATTTTACCTTGACCAGATTAATTACCAGTGAAAGTAATCAATCAGTCACTTCTATCACATACCCAAATTTTTAAAGAACGATTTGTTACTGGTCAAAGACCAGAAATCAACATTCATCTGACAAGCAGGAACGTTCATTTCTGAACTCTAAACGAGACTGTGTATGGTGGAGCCAAGCGGGATCGAACCGCTGACCTCCTGCGTGCAAGGCAGGCGCTCTCCCAGCTGAGCTATGGCCCCATATTCTTACAAGGCCAAACCCCACAACAATTGGTGGGTCTGGGCAGATTCGAACTGCCGACCTCACCCTTATCAGGGGTGCGCTCTAACCAACTGAGCTACAGACCCAATCGTCTTTCTCAATGAATCAAGCAATTCGTGTGGGAACTTATGAAGAAGCTGAAGTCTTCGATTAAGGAGGTGATCCAGCCGCAGGTTCCCCTACGGCTACCTTGTTACGACTTCACCCCAGTCATGAATCACACCGTGGTAACCGTCCCCCTTGCGGTTAGACTAGCTACTTCTGGTGCAACCCACTCCCATGGTGTGACGGGCGGTGTGTACAAGGCCCGGGAACGTATTCACCGTGACATTCTGATTCACGATTACTAGCGATTCCGACTTCACGCAGTCGAGTTGCAGACTGCGATCCGGACTACGATCGGTTTTATGGGATTAGCTCCACCTCGCGGCTTGGCAACCCTTTGTACCGACCATTGTAGCACGTGTGTAGCCCTGGCCGTAAGGGCCATGATGACTTGACGTCATCCCCACCTTCCTCCGGTTTGTCACCGGCAGTCTCCTTAGAGTTCCCACCCGAGGTGCTGGTAACTAAGGACAAGGGTTGCGCTCGTTACGGGACTTAACCCAACATCTCACGACACGAGCTGACGACAGCCATGCAGCACCTGTGTCTGAGTTCCCGAAGGCACCAATCTATCTCTAGAAAGTTCTCAGCATGTCAAGGCCAGGTAAGGTTCTTCGCGTTGCTTCGAATTAAACCACATGCTCCACCGCTTGTGCGGGCCCCCGTCAATTCATTTGAGTTTTAACCTTGCGGCCGTACTCCCCAGGCGGTCAACTTAATGCGTTAGCTGCGCCACTAAAATCTCAAGGATTCCAACGGCTAGTTGACATCGTTTACGGCGTGGACTACCAGGGTATCTAATCCTGTTTGCTCCCCACGCTTTCGCACCTCAGTGTCAGTATCAGTCCAGGTGGTCGCCTTCGCCACTGGTGTTCCTTCCTATATCTACGCATTTCACCGCTACACAGGAAATTCCACCACCCTCTACCGTACTCTAGCTCAGCAGTTTTGAAAGCAGTTCCCAGGTTGAGCCCGGGGATTTCACTTCCAACTTACTGAACCACCTACGCGCGCTTTACGCCCAGTAATTCCGATTAACGCTTGCACCCTTCGTATTACCGCGGCTGCTGGCACGAAGTTAGCCGGTGCTTATTCTGTCGGTAACGTCAAAACAATAACGTATTAGGTTACTGCCCTTCCTCCCAACTTAAAGTGCTTTACAATCCGAAGACCTTCTTCACACACGCGGCATGGCTGGATCAGGCTTTCGCCCATTGTCCAATATTCCCCACTGCTGCCTCCCGTAGGAGTCTGGACCGTGTCTCAGTTCCAGTGTGACTGATCATCCTCTCAGACCAGTTACGGATCGTCGCCTTGGTGAGCCATTACCTCACCAACTAGCTAATCCGACCTAGGCTCATCTAATGGCGCGAGGTCCGAAGATCCCCCGCTTTCTCCCGTAGGACGTATGCGGTATTAGCGTCCGTTTCCGAACGTTATCCCCCACCACTAGGCAGATTCCTAGGCATTACTCACCCGTCCGCCGCTCTCAAGAGAAGCAAGCTTCTCTCTACCGCTCGACTTGCATGTGTTAGGCCTGCCGCCAGCGTTCAATCTGAGCCATGATCAAACTCTTCAGTTCAATACTGCTTGGGTTTTGAGAAAACCCTAAACTTGGCTCAGCAATCGCAAAACTTTCAATTTAATGAAAGGTAACTCTCGAATTAACGAGTGTTGCTTTGTGATGCTGATAATCTTGCGACTAACAGTCTTACCTCACAAGCACCCACACGAATTGCTTGATTCAGTTGTTAAAGAGCGGTTGGTTAAGTCTTTCGCCTCAACCGAGGCGCGCATTCTACAGCAGCCTCATTCTCCGTCAAGCGATTTCGAAAATTTCTTTTCAATCTCAACCACTTGCGCTTTCGATCAACACCTAGCTTCTCGTCAGCGGGAGGCGAATTCTACAGCGTTTAAAACCACTGTCAACATCCTCTTTTACCGCTTCCGATCACCTCGACCGAACCCTTCAGACTCAAACATCACCCCTGAAGAGAAGGCGCATTCTACGCAGCTTTCGCTGCTTTGCAACCCCTTATTTAAATCTAACTTCTTGTTTTATAAGAAGTTTAAGGAGCCGCATGTGCCTTAAGAGCTGCGCATTATAGGGACTCAAACCCTGAGGTCAACTGATTGTTTCATATTTGTTTCGCCGACACGGCAGCCACTGCGAACAGAACCAAGCACCGCACAGCCTGTAGATACGACAAAGCCGTTGAAGCTTGCGCTTCAACGGCTTTGTCGAACCAACAGCACAGTAACTAGGCGCCCTTACCGCGACGCAAACGCAGCAGGTACTGAACAGGCCCCGAGGCCGCATAGGCCAGGAAGATGATCAGCAGAATCCGCGGCGGATCACTGAACACAACCGCGAATACCAGCACCACAGCCAGAATCGCCACAAAAGGCACACGCCCCTTCAAGTCGAGATCCTTAAAGCTGTTGTATTTGATATTGCTGACCATCAGCATGCCAGCAGCTGCGACCAGGATCGCGACCACAAAGGCCATGTTCGAGCCCTTTATACCGAAATCACTGAAAGCCCAAACCGTTCCCGCCACCACACCAGCTGCTGCTGGACTAGCTAAGCCGATGAAGTAGCGCTTATCAACACTGCCAATCTGCGTATTGAAGCGCGCCAGTCGTAACGCTGCACCCGCTACATAGATGAAGGCAACCATCCAGCCAACCTTACCCATGCTACCCAGCGCCCACTCAAACGCCAGAAGTGCCGGCGCCACACCAAAGGCAACCATATCGGACAGCGAGTCATACTCGGCACCGAACGCACTCTGCGTATTGGTCAGGCGCGCCACACGCCCATCTAGACCATCAAGCACCATCGCCACAAACACAGCCGCCGCAGCCACATAGAAGTTGCCGTTCATGGCATTGATGATGGCGTAGAAACCAGCAAACAGGTTGGCCGTGGTAAAGAGATTTGGCAGTAGATAGATGCCACGGTGGCGCACCTTACGCCCCTCTGCGTCGCGCCCCTCCTCCACATGCTCATCGATAGGCAGCAGACCTTCGGCGTCGACGGGAGACTTGGGCTCATCTGGACGTTCATTCATGAACAACACCTTGCAACGGATTTGGATAGATTCGACAGGCACCAACGCTAAGCGTTCACGAAAGCACCCATGCACACCCAGGCTTTATACCAGAAGCCTTGCTACACCATGAAAAAACGCGGCCTTGGCCGCGTTTTTTCTTACATCATAAAACCTTAGTTCTTAGTCTTATCGACGATTTTGTTGGCCGAGATCCACGGCATCATGGAACGCAGCTTCTCACCGACCACTTCAATACCATGAGCCGCGTTGTTGCGACGGTAGGCCGTCATGGATGCATAGTTGGTAGCACCTTCCTGGATGAACATCTTGGCGTACTCACCATCCTGGATACGCTTCAGCGCATTGCGCATGGCGGCACGAGATTCGGCATTGATCACTTCAGGGCCGGTCACGTACTCGCCGTACTCGGCATTATTGGAGATCGAGTAGTTCATGTTGGCGATACCGCCTTCGTACATGAGGTCAACGATCAGCTTCAGCTCGTGCAAGCACTCGAAATAGGCCATTTCTGGCGCGTAGCCAGCGTCTACCAGGGTTTCGAAGCCAGCTTTGACCAACTCAACGCAACCACCACACAGAACCGCTTGTTCGCCAAACAGATCGGTTTCAGTCTCATCCTTGAAGGTGGTTTCGATGATACCGGTACGGCCGCCACCTACGCCGGAAGCGTAAGACAGGGCAACGTTCTTGGCATTCCCGGAAGCATCCTGATAGACAGCAATCAGGTCAGGGATACCACCACCTTTGACGAACTCGGAGCGCACAGTGTGGCCCGGCGCTTTCGGCGCGATCATGATCACGTCGAGATCGCTACGCGGAACAACCTGGTTGTAGTGGATCGCGAAGCCGTGGGAGAAAGCCAGAGTGGCGCCCTTCTTGATGTTCGGCTCGATCTCGTTCTTGTAAAGCTGGGACTGGAATTCGTCCGGAGTCAGGATCATGACCAGGTCAGCACCGGCAACAGCAGTGGCCACGTCGGATACTTTCAGGCCATGGGCTTCTGCCTTGGCAACAGTAGCCGAACCTTTACGCAGACCAACAGTGACGTCGACACCGGAATCTTTCAGGTTGCACGCCTGGGCGTGGCCCTGGGAACCGTAACCAATGATGGCAACTTTCTTGCCCTGGATGATCGAGAGGTCACAGTCTTTGTCGTAATAAACTTTCATGTTTTTGGCTCTTTTAATCGAAGGAGATGGGGTGCATGCACCGCGACGAAGACACCTTAAGTGATTCGCACCGTTGCGTAAAATGATATATTTGCAACACAATATGCCGATAATTGAAACAATAATGGACAGCCACACACTCCAGCTCTTTCTCTCCCTGGCCGACAACCTGCACTTCGGCAAAACCAGCCGCGAGCAGCATGTCAGTCCTTCTGCACTTAGCCGCAGCATCAAGCAGCTTGAGGATGAACTCGGCGCACCGCTGTTTCTACGCGACAACCGCTCGGTACGCCTGACCCGCGAAGGACAGCAATTTCGCGAGTATGCCAGCGAGGTCATGAACGGCTGGCAAGCCATGCGCCAAACCTTCAAACAGGATCAATTAATTCTGCATGGGGAGCTCTCGCTCTATTGCTCGGTAACCGCCAGCTATAGCTTCCTCTATGACATCCTGAGCAGCTTTCGCCAGGACTACCCTCGCATTGAAATGAAGCTGCACACAGGTGACCCGGCAAAAGCCGTTGAACGCGTACAGGAAGGGCTGGAGGACCTGGCCATCGGCGCCCGCCCCGACAGTTTGCCAACTGGCGTCGCATTTCAATCGATTGCCCGTTCTGCCTTGTGCTTTATCGGCCCACTGTCTCCCCAGTTGCTAACCGAGGAGCAACTGAAGCACCCCGGCACAGAAACCTGGAAAGACGTACCGATGATTCTCTCAGAAGAAGGGCTCGCCCGAACTCGCACCGACCGATGGTTGAAAAACCACACCATCAAACCGCGCATCTATGCCCAGGTCAGCGGTAACGAAGCCATCGTCAGCATGGTCAGCCTGGGCTTCGGCATTGGCGTCGTGCCGCAGATCGTCCTCGATAACAGCCCGCTGACGGCACGCATCCGCATCTACGATATTCAGCCGCCACTGACGGCCTACGACATCGGCCTGTTCGCGCTGGAAAAGCGCCTGAAAGAGCCGTTGATCAATGCTTTCTGGAATCGCCAACGCTAACAACGGCTACGCAATAGGCAAGGCACTTACTCTCGAAATGAAAAAGCCCCCGGAGAAATTCCCCCGGGGGCTTTTGCTTATATCAGTGCAACGCAATCAGATACTCAGCACCTTGTCACCGCGGGCAATGCCGGTGACACCACTGCGCACGGTTTCCAGAATAGACGTGGTGCCGATGGCCTGGATAAAGCTATCGAGCTTATCGCTCGTACCCGCCAGCTGGATGGTGTAGACGCTGCTGGTCACATCGACGATCTGCCCACGAAAGATGTCGGTGGTGCGTTTGACCTCGGCACGCTGAGCGCCTGTGGCCTTGACCTTGACCAACATCAGCTCGCGCTCGACATGAGCACTTTCTGACAGATCAACCAGCTTGACCACCTCGACCAGCTTGTTGAGGTTTTTGGTGATCTGCTCGATAACTTCATCATGGCCAACAGTGGTCAGGGTCAGACGCGACAAGGTCGGGTCTTCAGTCGGCGCCACAGTCAGGCTTTCGATGTTGTAGTTGCGCTGCGAGAACAGACCGACCACGCGGGACAATGCGCCGGGCTCGTTTTCCAGCAGCAGGGAAATAATGTGTCGCATGATTAGGTACGCTCCGTCTTGCTCAGCCACATATCGCGCATTGCACCGTCTTTGATCTGCATCGGGTAGACGTGCTCACTGGTATCAACCTGGATGTCGAGGAACACCAGGCGATCCTTCATCGCAAAAGCCTCTTCCATCTTCGGTTTGAGGTCCTTGAGATCAGTGATGCGGATACCAACATGACCATAGGCTTCGGCCAGTTTGACGAAGTCCGGCAACGACTCCATGTAGGAGTGCGAGTGACGACTGCTATACATCATGTCCTGCCACTGACGCACCATACCCAGCGCGCCGTTGTTCAGGTTGACGATCTTCACCGGCAAACCGTATTGCAGGCAGGTCGACAGTTCCTGAATGTTCATCTGGATGCTGCCTTCACCGGTAACACAGGCTACCTCTTCATCAGGGAAGCTCAACTTCACCCCCATGGCGGCCGGGAAGCCGAAGCCCATGGTGCCCAGACCACCGGAGTTGATCCAGCGATTCGGCTTGTTGAAGCGGTAGTACTGCGCGGCGAACATTTGGTGCTGACCAACGTCCGAGGTCACAAAGGCATCGCCCTTCGTCACTTCAGAGAGCATCTCAACCACAGCCTGCGGCTTGATAACGCTACCGTCACCCTCGTTATAGGGGAACAGACGACCGCTGCCACGCCATTCGTCAATCTGCTTCCACCAGCTCGCCAAAGCATCCTTGTTCAGCTGCTCACCGATCTCTTTGAGGATGGCGACCATCTCGGTCATCACGCTATCAACCGGGCCAACGATTGGAATATCGGCCTTGATGGTCTTGGAGATGGAGGCTGGATCGATATCGATGTGAATGATCTTGGCATTCGGGCAGAACTTGCTCGCCCCGTTGATCACCCGGTCATCAAACCGCGCACCCACTGCCAGAATCACATCAGCATGGTGCATCGCCAGGTTAGCGGTGTAGCTGCCATGCATACCAAGCATGCCGAGGAACTGACGATCAGTGCCGGGATAGCCACCCAATCCCATCAGGGTATTGGTGACGGGCAGATTAAGCATTTGCGCCAACTCAGTCAGCGGCGCTGCAGCACCGCCCATGATCACACCGCCACCGGAGTAGACGATTGGACGCTTGGCCGCCAGCAACAGCTCGGCCGCCTTGCGGATCTGCCCGGAGTGACCGCGTAGCGCAGGGCTGTAGGAGCGCAGCTTGACCTTCTTCGGATAGACGTACTCGAACTTTTCAGCCGGGTTGGTCATGTCCTTGGGAATATCCACAACCACCGGGCCTGGACGGCCGGATTGCGCCAAGTAGAAGGCTTTCTTCAGGACTTCCGGGATTTCCGAGGCATGCTTGATCATGAAACTGTGCTTCACGATCGGCCGAGAGATACCGATCATGTCGGTTTCCTGAAAGGCGTCGGTGCCGACCATGTTGCTGGGCACCTGGCCCGACAGCACCACCATCGGAATGGAATCCATGTAGGCAGTGGCAATACCGGTGATGGCATTGGTTGCGCCAGGGCCAGAGGTCACCAGCACCACACCGGCTTTACCGGTGGCACGGGCATAACCATCAGCCATATGAGTTGCGGCCTGCTCGTGACGAACCAGGATGTGATTCACTTCCGGTTCTTTAAACAGGGCATCGTAGATATGCAGCAGAGCACCGCCCGGGTACCCATAGATGTTCTTAACGCCTTCGTCACGCAAAAAGCGGACGACCATTTCAGCGCCGGATAAAAGCTCCACGTTGTTCACCTCTAAAACGCCAGAAAACCGTCCAACAGAGGGACGGCCTAAGATAGGTTTACTGTCAGCAGAGCATGAGCGACGGTGGTCGCCGACTACGTCAGCTACTACTGAGCAAGTATTGGGAAAGTCCCTTGGTGTTGCGGGATTTTCCCACCCAGCGCGAGGTAACGCGTTGCGGGTGTAACAGGTCGGCGCGGGTGTGCACCTCATGTCTACTGAGCTAAAGCCTGCTTGCGGCGGACTCCACTACAGTGAGCGTGGAATTGTTGAGATTCGGCGCGGCCAAGTCAAGCAATCCGTGACTGAATCTGCAATCTTCTGCTGTGACGCAGCGCAGGATGACGATTCAAACATTTTGGTTATAGTAGTGAGCAGGCACCGCAGCTCAACATAAGGAAACCGCATGCGCCGCATGATGATCACCAGCAGCTTGATGCTCGCCATGAGCGCCACCGCAATGGCCAGTCAGGTTTACAAGTGGGTCGACGCCAAGGGCGTGACACACTTCAGCGCGCAGCCCCCGCAGGGGCAAGAGGCGACCAGCATCAATACCGCCGTGCCGGCCCCCAAGCCAGCAGCCAACGAAGAACCGAAACCCGCACCGACATTCGAAAGCATTGCGAACCCCGAACAGGCGGCGATTGACGAAAAAGTTAAGAAGGACGTTGCCACCAAGGAAGCCGAACGCAAAAAATATTGTGAGAACGTGCGCACCAATCTGGCGCAACTGCAGAACAATCCACGCCTGAGCATGGAAGTGGACGGTGAAGTGCGCCGCCTGACTGAAGACGAACGCCAAGCACGCATCAGCGAAACGCAGAAGTCGATTACCGACAACTGCGAGTGAAATAATAGGCGCGACTCAGGTCGCGCCAGCAATCAACTGATCGAAGTCACCCAACAGCCTGATCAACTCCCGTGCACGCTTCATCTCACCCTGATAAACCTGTTCGGCCATTGGCTGGATGCCAGATGCTGTCGGCAAGGTAGCTGCAGACTCGAGCAACTGCTTCATGCGCGGCAGGAAAATCCACTGTAACCACTGCTCAAACGCCAGAGTATCAACACAGAACGGCTGTTGACTGGCCAGCGCCTCAGCCGCTGGCGACTGTTCGCTCCACCAGTTCTGCAGGCGCAATTCACGCTCGATCAGCAGCAACTGCTCCGCCAGCAACGGGATACGCGCATCCATCACAAGCTGACTCTCGCCTGCTCACGGGCTTGCGCTGCGCCCGCCGTATCACCTTGACGCTCACGAGCCTGAGCTATCAGGTTCCATAGACTGGCCTGCAACGCTGGACGCCCACTGGCATAGCTCAAACCACGCCGGGCAAACTGTTCGGCCTGCGCGGCATCACCTTGCGCCAGACGTACCTCTGCCAGGCGGTAGAGCACCTGCGGCTCACGCGGAGCAATCCGCTGGGCACGCTCCAGACTCGAGGCAGCGCCATTCAGATCGCCACCACCCTGTTGTTGCTGAGCGGTGGTCAGCAGGGCGAGCACCGGACCATCCAGCTGTTCGTCCATGGCCAGGCCACTACTGGGAATTCCGCTGGGTGCCGGCGCAACATAACCACCCTGGGTAGCCGGCGGCGTGGCTCTCCAAGGCTGGCTCGACGCACCGACATCCAGTGGCGCGTTACCGGCCGGGAAGGATTGAATCGGCGTAGTTGTGCCACCCCCTGGAACCATCACCACCACACCGGAATCTTCCGGCAATGCTTTCACCTGAGGCGTTGCGGCCGGGTAACCGGTAGCAGCAGAAGCCTGACCGGAAGAGACTGAAGAACCGCCCTCAACCACAGGAATCGAACCGCGCGGCACACTGCTGCAACCCGCGAGAACCAAAGTGGCCGTTACAGCAGGAATCAACCATTTATTCACAACACACCCTCTCACTTAATCCAACCAGCCGCGTACCCAATCCATCACCTCATTGGCCGGCGCCTGAATGCCACAGCCAAGCCCAGCAGCGGGTTGGCTGCCGCGAATATAAGGCATCTGTACCGCATTCGGACAACTCGGATCAGTGCCCTGTCCACTACTGGTATCGATCCAAGCCTGCACCACATTCTCCGGCACCGGCATGTCCAACGGCAACGGATCGGCCTTGCGCATAAAATCCGTCCACACCTGCAACGCCCCTGTGGCGCCAGTCAACGGCGTAGGCCCGTTGTCATCACGACCCAGCCAGACCACCGCCAGAACATCCTGACTGAAGCCGGCAAACCAGCTGTCTCGCGAGTCGTTACTGGTGCCAGTCTTGCCGGCCAGCGCCAGCGAGCGCGGCAACTGACCGTATACCGAGCGCCCTGTGCCCTCAGACATCGTGCGCCGCATGGCATTCTGCAGCAGGTAGATGGCACCACTGTCGAAACGCTGCTGAATTTGAAACGGATAGCGCTTGAGGGGCTGCCCGTCTGCTGTGAGCACATTGCGGATACTGCGCAAGGGCGTATTGAAGCCGCCATTTGCCAGTGTCTGGTACATGTTGGCAACGCTCATCGGACTCAAGCCACCCGCTCCCAACAACATAGAGGGATAAGCCGGCCACTCCTGCTCGACACCCAGACGACTGAGGGTCTTCAGCACTTCCGGCACACCGATTTCCAGCCCCAGCTTGGCAGTCGAGAGGTTGTAAGAGTTAACCAGCCCCTGATACAGGTAAATCGTGCCATGAGCCTTGCG harbors:
- a CDS encoding tetratricopeptide repeat protein, with the translated sequence MNKWLIPAVTATLVLAGCSSVPRGSIPVVEGGSSVSSGQASAATGYPAATPQVKALPEDSGVVVMVPGGGTTTPIQSFPAGNAPLDVGASSQPWRATPPATQGGYVAPAPSGIPSSGLAMDEQLDGPVLALLTTAQQQQGGGDLNGAASSLERAQRIAPREPQVLYRLAEVRLAQGDAAQAEQFARRGLSYASGRPALQASLWNLIAQARERQGDTAGAAQAREQARVSL
- a CDS encoding acetolactate synthase 3 large subunit, which produces MELLSGAEMVVRFLRDEGVKNIYGYPGGALLHIYDALFKEPEVNHILVRHEQAATHMADGYARATGKAGVVLVTSGPGATNAITGIATAYMDSIPMVVLSGQVPSNMVGTDAFQETDMIGISRPIVKHSFMIKHASEIPEVLKKAFYLAQSGRPGPVVVDIPKDMTNPAEKFEYVYPKKVKLRSYSPALRGHSGQIRKAAELLLAAKRPIVYSGGGVIMGGAAAPLTELAQMLNLPVTNTLMGLGGYPGTDRQFLGMLGMHGSYTANLAMHHADVILAVGARFDDRVINGASKFCPNAKIIHIDIDPASISKTIKADIPIVGPVDSVMTEMVAILKEIGEQLNKDALASWWKQIDEWRGSGRLFPYNEGDGSVIKPQAVVEMLSEVTKGDAFVTSDVGQHQMFAAQYYRFNKPNRWINSGGLGTMGFGFPAAMGVKLSFPDEEVACVTGEGSIQMNIQELSTCLQYGLPVKIVNLNNGALGMVRQWQDMMYSSRHSHSYMESLPDFVKLAEAYGHVGIRITDLKDLKPKMEEAFAMKDRLVFLDIQVDTSEHVYPMQIKDGAMRDMWLSKTERT
- a CDS encoding DUF4124 domain-containing protein, producing MRRMMITSSLMLAMSATAMASQVYKWVDAKGVTHFSAQPPQGQEATSINTAVPAPKPAANEEPKPAPTFESIANPEQAAIDEKVKKDVATKEAERKKYCENVRTNLAQLQNNPRLSMEVDGEVRRLTEDERQARISETQKSITDNCE
- the ilvC gene encoding ketol-acid reductoisomerase; the encoded protein is MKVYYDKDCDLSIIQGKKVAIIGYGSQGHAQACNLKDSGVDVTVGLRKGSATVAKAEAHGLKVSDVATAVAGADLVMILTPDEFQSQLYKNEIEPNIKKGATLAFSHGFAIHYNQVVPRSDLDVIMIAPKAPGHTVRSEFVKGGGIPDLIAVYQDASGNAKNVALSYASGVGGGRTGIIETTFKDETETDLFGEQAVLCGGCVELVKAGFETLVDAGYAPEMAYFECLHELKLIVDLMYEGGIANMNYSISNNAEYGEYVTGPEVINAESRAAMRNALKRIQDGEYAKMFIQEGATNYASMTAYRRNNAAHGIEVVGEKLRSMMPWISANKIVDKTKN
- the ilvN gene encoding acetolactate synthase small subunit, with the protein product MRHIISLLLENEPGALSRVVGLFSQRNYNIESLTVAPTEDPTLSRLTLTTVGHDEVIEQITKNLNKLVEVVKLVDLSESAHVERELMLVKVKATGAQRAEVKRTTDIFRGQIVDVTSSVYTIQLAGTSDKLDSFIQAIGTTSILETVRSGVTGIARGDKVLSI
- the pssA gene encoding CDP-diacylglycerol--serine O-phosphatidyltransferase, with product MNERPDEPKSPVDAEGLLPIDEHVEEGRDAEGRKVRHRGIYLLPNLFTTANLFAGFYAIINAMNGNFYVAAAAVFVAMVLDGLDGRVARLTNTQSAFGAEYDSLSDMVAFGVAPALLAFEWALGSMGKVGWMVAFIYVAGAALRLARFNTQIGSVDKRYFIGLASPAAAGVVAGTVWAFSDFGIKGSNMAFVVAILVAAAGMLMVSNIKYNSFKDLDLKGRVPFVAILAVVLVFAVVFSDPPRILLIIFLAYAASGPVQYLLRLRRGKGA
- the ilvY gene encoding HTH-type transcriptional activator IlvY, with the translated sequence MDSHTLQLFLSLADNLHFGKTSREQHVSPSALSRSIKQLEDELGAPLFLRDNRSVRLTREGQQFREYASEVMNGWQAMRQTFKQDQLILHGELSLYCSVTASYSFLYDILSSFRQDYPRIEMKLHTGDPAKAVERVQEGLEDLAIGARPDSLPTGVAFQSIARSALCFIGPLSPQLLTEEQLKHPGTETWKDVPMILSEEGLARTRTDRWLKNHTIKPRIYAQVSGNEAIVSMVSLGFGIGVVPQIVLDNSPLTARIRIYDIQPPLTAYDIGLFALEKRLKEPLINAFWNRQR
- a CDS encoding YqcC family protein, producing the protein MDARIPLLAEQLLLIERELRLQNWWSEQSPAAEALASQQPFCVDTLAFEQWLQWIFLPRMKQLLESAATLPTASGIQPMAEQVYQGEMKRARELIRLLGDFDQLIAGAT